The window tttagttGGAGGCTGTGACATTGTACCTAATTTATTGCATCTCCTGATCTCTGGGAATTTTACACCCTCCGGTGAAAAAAATAACAGATGACATATGATACCTTGTAATATTGAGTGGAAGTTCATAAATTAATGTTTTTCTCAGTCTTTTGACTCTGGCGCTCTTCAAGCCATTACGTCGCATTAACTACATTTCTTGATTTTGCTTCTTGTATTTTAGGACTCTATCACCAATGAATTCTTTTTCATCCGAGCTCGGAGTTCAGTTTGGGACTTCTTTGGAAGCGCCACATGTAGTTGATACTGATTCACAGGTATGGTACTAAGGTGGAAGTTCATGTGTATTTTTCTTCATCGTAACCCCAGTTTCTTCACAATTAATATTGGTTTTTTAATCTTAAGGTGTGGGCTTCTATTATATCAACTGGTCCTGATAATTATCCACTAAATGCAAGTTACAAAACGGCAGATGAGTATGCTTTTCAGGTATCTGAAGTTTGTTATTAATGTGTTTTGTGATCAAATTCTTCTATGAGGGAATAGGATACTATTTTATCTTGTTGTGAAGGATGCACTTGGCAAAACTTTGGAGGGAATTTGCAATGTAGTTCCTGCTGGCTCTCTTGTGTTCTTCCCAAGTTATAAACTTATGGAAAAGCTGTGCAATCGTTGGCATGAAACTGGTCAATGGTCTCAACTAAATGCTAGGAAGACCTTGTTTGTTGGTGAGATTTGTGATTTTTTGTCATTATGAACTTGATCATAAAGTCAATCATTATCCCTCATAAATTGCTATAAAACCTCAGCATCTCTATACAGTGTATGCTTGAACGATTCAACTGAAGGACATAACCCAGTTTATTTGGATCTATGCCTAGAAGTTATGTTGTTTGATGTCTGTTAGGAGTTACTTTTAGTCGGATTGAGAATGCTAATTTGTATTTTCTATTGTAGAGCCAAGAGGAGGAATCCAGGAGGAGGATTTTGAGTCTGTTTTAAAGGGTTATTATGACTCAATTTGTCAAAGAAAAACACCTGCTGTTGGAAGAAAGCGAAAGGTCAAAAAGTGGGACTTTAATCACTTTAAGGCTACAGAGCCCACAGACAATTCTAAAAAAGATGGAGCTGCTTTTCTAGCTGTTTGTCGGGGCAAGGTATACTACCATTTTGAAACCACAAATATCAAATGATTGTAATGTCATTATGGTCCAATGCTGACTCTGCACTTGAGCGGCTTTATCATCTCTGTAAGGTTATTCTCATTGTAGTAGTAGATCTGTGTGTCCTTTACTTTGGGacaaattacagaaaaattctgcATTGTTAAGGTATATTCCATAATATGCATAGAAGTATGGCACCTATGTTGTCCTTTGACAAAGTTCATTTCTTTGCGTAATCAAGGATGGCTAATTGTAGTTGTCTTTGTGCTACTGTTATTATTTATATGGAACTTAAGAAATCTCAGGTATGTGCTCGACTCTGCGAGAGCCAACTTTTATCTAAAAAGACCTTGTGATTATTTATTTGCAAGGGTAGTTGGTACAGTTGGATTTGGTGATTTCTGGTTTCTGTTGTttttgtcagagattaatataagatatatgattgggccttaaatataagctcgagcttttagttcaattggttccatgacatggtatcagagccttgtcgaccaaacggtcgagggttcgagtcccggcaacctcattaatttgtggaattaaaaacacaaggcgggatgggcctgtgttgtgcacgctgcaagcccgagaggcatttgcgtgtgggggtatgtcggagattaatagaagatctatgattgggccttaactattagctcgagcttttagttcaatcggttccttgacatggtatcagagcctctaggaccaaacggtcgagggttcgaatcctggcaacctcattaatatgtggaattaaaaaaacacatggcgggttgggcctgtgttgtgcacgctgcaagcccaaggggcatttgcgtgtgggggtgtgtcagagattaatataagatatatgattgggccttaactatcagctcgagcttttagttcaatcggttccttgACAGTTTTCCTCTAGTTCATTCTGCTTTCTGAAATTTAGGGGTTACTGCATGTGGTGATTAGAATCATGAATTCAGGATTCTGCATGTGCTAGAAGTCAATTTATGCAAGGATTGCATAAAAATTAGTAGGATTCTGTTAAAGTATTATCGAAAGGGCTCAGTTATTTGATTTAGTGTTAGTTGACTTGAGGAGATGCTGcagctatttatttattgagataaaaaaatGCTAAGAGTTAGGCTTTTTCGAATGCAGAAATGAATTAACAAAAAGTAACACTCTTTAATTCAGTTTCAGTTCAGCCACCTTTTTGCACAGCAATGATAGGATCTGATTTTCCAATGTTTCATAAAACTGTAGTAAGAGTAATCAACTTTAAAGAAAATTAGAATCTCGTTTACATCAGACCCTTATAGATTTAAGCCAACAGAAGTCTCTGTAGAGTGGTGTTATTATAAAGGGTGAACAATCTCCCATGGAGACCTATCATAGAATCAATAGACACAGATGAACACGTGGGAAATGATACATGTGCTTTTATCCTAAATGATGCATTCTTTTCAAATCATGGGTACTGTTTCCTCCTAATTATCATTTGATGATTGACATCTTTTATTGTCCACAACTGACGATGAACTATTTTTCACAGGTGTCTGAAGGAATGGATTTTAGTGATGACAATGCTCGAGTTGTCGTATCCTTCTTTATGAATTGcatttttcacctttttccttagtATCAATTAGAGATACAAGATCAGTTATCCATCTTAGACATTCATAGTATTGTATTGCTGATGATCAGATGGTTTATATTCATGTGAATTGTCATTTTCTATAATTGCTCAATCATTTCAATGGTACACATCGTTGATTCCCCCCACAGACCCTTGCATGTGAATCCTTGACTAATCTCAGATAGTAGTTGGTATTCCATTCCCAAACATGTAAGCATTTTCAGAAGTTCTAAAGCTTTTTCTTTGTAGTGACAGAGACTGCAGGATATGATTCTGTGTTTGCTAATTGATTTGATATTTCTTATTAGGTATGATATTCAAGTTGGTCTAAAGAAGAAATATAATGATTCATACAAAACATCCAAGAACCTTCTAAACGGGAATGACTGGTACTGTCAGCAAGCCTTTCGAGCTCTAAATCAAGCTATAGGTATCCCCTGTTATTTGTTTTGGTTTTTAGTACCAATTATAAATTCTTGTGAATGCAAGCACACAATAACCCACCTTATTTAAATTTCACCTTTTATGCCTATCCATACTAATAACATCACTTTCAATAATTTCATGGTACTATATAATGAATGCTAGTGCTGTGAATTCATGCAGGACGCTGCATACGGCATAGGTTTGACTATGGAGCCATCATTCTATTGGGTAATTGTTTACTTTCATATATGATTGCTTTTGTTTTTATTCTTTGAAGCGTACTTTGATAATTGAAGAATTACTTTCCATGAAGGGAAATTTTCTCTCAAGTAATTAAAGTAAAGCTTGATTTGAAGCCTCTTGTCAGCAGTTCCAGAAATGCATAGCTCTTCAAAAATTTTAGTATCATGTTATAATCAACCTTTTTTCTATATGCTTTTTGAACACAGATGAACGATATAAGAGAGAGCAGAACAGAATGTACATTTCAAAGTGGATTAGGAAATCCATCCAACAGTTTGATGACTATAACTTGGCCCTAGAGGGGTTAAATTCTTTTTTCAAAGATGTCAAGGTCTTCTTTACATCTCACTCTTTTCTTTTACTAGAGCaatttctttccttttcctgTGGCAGAAGACCAGATAGTGGGTGTATCATAGTAATCATACGGTTCCTGTGCTTGAAATTTCTTGCAGGAAAACATAAGCAAGAAGATGGTTGATCTCTTGCCGAATTCTGACAAAAATGGAGGAGAAATCATGTCTCCTGCTGAGAATCAAGTCAAAGGATAtgcaagaagcaaaagtcagAAATTGGACATATCTGATCATTGTGGGGGGAAACCAGTCCCTTCAAGAAAGTGCAAAACCACTTCTCCTGTAGTTGAGTCCCAATATAATGAAAGACAGGCATCTATGCAAAAAAGAGAGTACATTGACAGTCAAAGGGAAATTATTGACCTGGAATGTGATCCTAAAGATTCAAGGTAACCGAACTAACTATTGGTTACAAAATATAACTGATACTTTTTCAGATGGGATAAGGGTTAAATTTGCCTCTAACGTTATTGTAAAAgttcaattttattcttattggACAAAACAGCCCAATTTTGTCCCCATAATATAAACTTTATCTCAGTTTTACTTTTACCCTCATGATAAAAAAACCTAGTTTACTTCTActcttttctaaaaaaaatgccGGTGAAAATTTATGACAGAATTCCttaaaaaagggtaaaattaaGTTAGAATTTTTATCATGGGGTAAAATTAAGCTATTTTCTATGATGAGGGTAAAAttaaacttaaaattaattgtTGGGGCAAAATTTACTCTTATCCTTTTTACTTGTATAATAGATCAGGTTTCGATGTGTTTCTATAAACTACATGATAGTGAATGGAATGGACAACTATACTAAAAATCTGCAAAAAATTTCAGCTAGCATTTACTTGTTAGAAGCTACACTAAAGAGATCCAAATGGACGTGAGATTTTGCTAATAAGATAATAAGAGCATGTTTGCTAGATTTTTATGGGTAAAATACACCCATGGCCCCTCAACCCCTTGTGTTACTAATATGATGATCCTAAACTTCAAAACCGGACATAAAAGTTTAAGAACTTTGACATTTACAGCTAACGTAAAAGTCCAAATGATTGGTTGACCAATGTATATTCTGGTTGGCAACTTGAAATGCTGATAAATCTCGCTCCTTTACTAACATGATGTCTCCTCAAGGAGTGTGTGATTTACAAGCATTTCACATGGTCAACCGATATTTACACTGGTCAATAGCCATTTGGATTTTTATGTTAGTATATGTCAATATTTAGGGACATTTTATGTCCAGCTTTCAAATTCTGGGGCATCATGTTAGTAACCTCAAAAGTTGAGAACCATGGGCGTATTTTACCCGATTTTTAATAGAATAAAATGGAAGTTTGATAGAAAATTGGACTGAGAATTTCTTTGGGCTATAAACCACTTGTGAACATTCATCTCGCATTGGCTCCTTGTGAATTCATATGGGTTGACAATTGGTTCTGGTTTAAGTAACACCTCTGATGAAATATGACAATGTAATAACTTCATGagataaaaaacaaaaatacttGTAGGTGTTCTGAAGCTTCTTCCCAGGAAGATCCAGAAATTACCTTTGTCAGGGAAACCCCTGGTATGGGCTGCAATGGAACCACAGCTAGTTCAAGTTCTTTCCCCAAGGATGGAAACTGTAGTTCAACTATTATTGAGTGTACAGATCAAATGTCATCCTATTCAGTGTCTCTAACAAACGCCTGCAAAGTGTCTCGTAAAGCTGAGTGCTCGCCGATGGTTACCCCAATAAAAGACACCACTTTGAACACCTACAGTGTGATACCAGAAGCAGAGTCCACTCTTAATTTGAGTGTTAACTCTCACAAGAAAAAGAGGATGTCGTTGGGCTCGCCATTGGTTTACCTTTGTGAAGGAGAACCTGATTCTCCCAATGTCCAAACTCCGAGCTGGGATAGTTCGATAAGAAACACAATTGCTGACAAAGATGCAACTCGAAGGATTGCATTTGATTCTGTAACTAAAACAGAACAACATTCTACTAGGTCAAAGACACCCCAGCTCCTCCCAGTAGAAAACTCCAGTCCATCATGCATCTCTTCTGATCATGTCTCGAATCAGAAATTAAAAATTTGTTGTGCAGTGTGCGAAAGCCCCTTAGGCCTTCCTGAAAACCAGTTATATGTTAGTTGCACAGTAACTTCTTCAACAAAAGTTCACCTCATGTCTCTTGTGAAAGAAAGATtggaactttgcacagaaaatACATCAACTTGCATACCTGTCCTCATGGCAGATGCCTCATCAGTTAACCAGCGTCTATGCGACAATATTTATCAAAAAGATAATCCGGGGCGAGGTGTTTGGAGTGAAGAAGATGGGTGTGTTTTCAGTTCTATCTGTTGCCCCTTTTGCAGCTCCTCTAATTGTCTTGGAGTGCAAATTATGGCAACTGATGCATCAAATGTTCAATTACTTAACAAGGTTTGTTCTCACTCAGCAATCTAGAAGCCATGTGtcatctttttcttgtttttcttgtatTTGTGTTTGTCTATTTGTTCTCCTGACCATTACTTAAATACAGATTTTGCTTTATCTTGACCGACTGGAAATTCAGAAGAATGCTGAAGCATCAATGGAAAAGACGCCAAAGCAAAAGGTAAAACTTTGTATTATATGGCTTTGCAAGTTCTTAGAGTCAAATGTTATCATTTGTATGTATGTTGCAACCACTAAAAATGTGGACAGAACAAAAACATATTGAGAAACTTGAAAATTGGTCCTTGCACAGCTAAAATGTGGAATTGCAAAAAAGGCCAAACTCACCCAAAAAGATACCTTCAAGGACATGATTTTCTCACGTATATAAGTAGTCATATAACTTCTTAGTTAAACAACGCGGGATGTCTAACACACATCTCTTACGTCTAGAACTATCTAGAACTAAGTCACGTGCCTTGGGCCTTAGCCTCACCGCTTTAAAACATGTCTGTCTTcatcatagttgttaaaggcgcaaggCGCACTAAGGTGCTAtggggtcctggagcctagtTCAAGGCGCAACGCAAAACGCGCGCTCGAGGAACAGAGGcacagaaaaaaaaatataccctGTTACTAGTTAAAGCATATCAATGTTTGATATCAATATCAGTAAAACTCTATTACTAGTTAAAGcataaactaaataaaaaacaCACTTATAACCACAAAAACAAGATAGAActacataaaaacataatactaaGCCCCCTTTATTTgccggaaaatattttcctgatTTCCCAGTGTTTGTTTGTTTAGAAAAATAAGTCAACGGAAAATTTTAGGTAAGTTAACAGAAAAATTtatgaagaaagtgaggaaatgttttacccttttgaaaagagtaaa of the Euphorbia lathyris chromosome 7, ddEupLath1.1, whole genome shotgun sequence genome contains:
- the LOC136234786 gene encoding uncharacterized protein translates to MVSVNSTGGDPNSINGKSKNMYHIGGIQVEFPYQPYGTQLAFMGRVISTLDRAQRDGHCHALLESPTGTGKSLSLLCSTMAWQQSYKLKHQHDNLTQSKPNPEAIADPLGHGGGFIPETQPSSIPPSGNKEPGQAAAGNKNAKKKAAPTIYYSSRTHAQLTQVIREFRKTAYRVPMAVLGSRKHYCTNPHVAKKENIDEECKLLLRDRDGGCSQFKNAHKVKAHPTLQKGGCHEVHDIEDLVKVGKVVKGCSYYAARSMAVDAQLVFCPYNYIMNPVIRGAMEVDIKGSIIVLDEAHNIEDIARDAGSVDIEEDTLYKLQMELEQLCGLDALVYPPLYEMAQDLLSWIERRKDTLQKHEFQHYFSCWTGYEALKELQEANISQQCFPILVECALKAIKAATDPENDEAHLSGMSVIVLEGLFSSLTYFFSRNGSHTSDYQLALRRRIKRDKKNPSGNWMQTLSLWCLNPAVVFRDIADLSLSVILTSGTLSPMNSFSSELGVQFGTSLEAPHVVDTDSQVWASIISTGPDNYPLNASYKTADEYAFQDALGKTLEGICNVVPAGSLVFFPSYKLMEKLCNRWHETGQWSQLNARKTLFVEPRGGIQEEDFESVLKGYYDSICQRKTPAVGRKRKVKKWDFNHFKATEPTDNSKKDGAAFLAVCRGKVSEGMDFSDDNARVVIVVGIPFPNMYDIQVGLKKKYNDSYKTSKNLLNGNDWYCQQAFRALNQAIGRCIRHRFDYGAIILLDERYKREQNRMYISKWIRKSIQQFDDYNLALEGLNSFFKDVKENISKKMVDLLPNSDKNGGEIMSPAENQVKGYARSKSQKLDISDHCGGKPVPSRKCKTTSPVVESQYNERQASMQKREYIDSQREIIDLECDPKDSRCSEASSQEDPEITFVRETPGMGCNGTTASSSSFPKDGNCSSTIIECTDQMSSYSVSLTNACKVSRKAECSPMVTPIKDTTLNTYSVIPEAESTLNLSVNSHKKKRMSLGSPLVYLCEGEPDSPNVQTPSWDSSIRNTIADKDATRRIAFDSVTKTEQHSTRSKTPQLLPVENSSPSCISSDHVSNQKLKICCAVCESPLGLPENQLYVSCTVTSSTKVHLMSLVKERLELCTENTSTCIPVLMADASSVNQRLCDNIYQKDNPGRGVWSEEDGCVFSSICCPFCSSSNCLGVQIMATDASNVQLLNKILLYLDRLEIQKNAEASMEKTPKQKEPIAQKPNMDRFAALNSIENFSFSPKQNSGGWRTTKSKLSLPKRGQLLNGQSQS